Proteins from a genomic interval of Kitasatospora kifunensis:
- a CDS encoding ribonucleoside-diphosphate reductase subunit alpha, with product MTVVASVALPSQGSADAAQTDPGTALLRLLTDRSTDLPQVDPGHVAAAALRGRHAGSDFAELRGLAVDAAASMIAEDPQYSKLAARLLAQEIADEALGQGALSFAASIAVGHTEGLIGDTTAAFVAKHADALDALIDAQGDDRFEYFGLRTVQSRYLLRHPITRKVIETPQHFLLRVACGLAVGDSEQSVREVAELYTLMSRLEYLTSSPTLFNSGTRHPQMSSCYLLDSPLDNLDSIYSRYAQIARLSKHAGGIGLSYSRIRSRGSLIRGTNGKSNGIVPFLRTLDSSVAAVNQGGRRKGAACVYLETWHADIEEFLELRDNTGEEARRTHNLNLAHWIPDEFMRRVNANADWSLFSPADVPELVDLWGAEFDEAYLKAEAQGKAVRTIPAQTLYARMMRTLAQTGNGWMTFKDASNRAANQTALPGRTVHSSNLCTEILEVTDDSETAVCNLGSVNLGAHVADGATAADLLEAMDWARLDATVRTAVTFLDRVVDINFYPTTEAGTSNSRWRPVGLGVMGLQDVFFKLQLDFDSAEAKRLSTLIAERIMLTAYERSSELAEQFGQHPAYAETRAARGELHIDHFDTAPHWQDRWDALRTKIAATGLRNSLLLAIAPTATIASIAGVYECIEPQVSNLFKRETLSGEFLQVNPYLVRELKELGVWDQQTRDALRDANGSVQELGWLPAELRSRYRTAWELPQRALIDLAAARQPFIDQSQSLNLFMAAPTIGKLSSMYAYAWKVGLKTTYYLRSRPATRIAQAASGAARPAVSVPSPTLTAEEQAAAIACSLENPESCEACQ from the coding sequence TTGACCGTCGTTGCCTCAGTTGCCCTGCCCTCACAGGGTTCTGCCGACGCCGCCCAGACCGACCCCGGCACTGCGCTGCTTCGGCTGCTCACCGACCGAAGCACCGACCTCCCCCAGGTGGACCCCGGCCACGTCGCCGCCGCCGCGCTGCGCGGCCGCCATGCCGGTTCGGACTTCGCCGAACTGCGCGGGCTGGCCGTGGACGCCGCAGCCTCGATGATCGCCGAGGACCCCCAGTACTCGAAGCTGGCCGCCCGCCTGCTCGCCCAGGAGATCGCCGACGAGGCGCTCGGCCAGGGCGCCCTGTCCTTCGCCGCCTCGATCGCCGTCGGTCACACCGAGGGCCTGATCGGCGACACCACCGCCGCCTTCGTGGCCAAGCACGCCGACGCCCTGGACGCGCTGATCGACGCTCAGGGCGACGACCGCTTCGAGTACTTCGGCCTGCGCACCGTGCAGTCCCGCTACCTGCTGCGCCACCCGATCACCCGCAAGGTGATCGAGACCCCGCAGCACTTCCTGCTCCGGGTCGCCTGCGGCCTGGCGGTCGGCGACAGCGAGCAGTCGGTGCGCGAGGTGGCCGAGCTCTACACCCTGATGAGCCGGCTGGAGTACCTGACCTCCTCGCCGACCCTGTTCAACTCCGGCACCCGGCACCCGCAGATGTCCAGCTGCTACCTGCTGGACTCGCCGCTGGACAACCTGGACTCGATCTACTCCCGGTACGCCCAGATCGCCCGGCTCTCCAAGCACGCCGGCGGTATCGGCCTGTCCTACTCCCGGATCCGCTCGCGCGGCAGCCTGATCCGCGGCACCAACGGCAAGTCCAACGGGATCGTGCCGTTCCTGCGCACCCTGGACTCCTCGGTCGCCGCCGTCAACCAGGGCGGCCGCCGCAAGGGCGCGGCCTGCGTCTACCTGGAGACCTGGCACGCGGACATCGAGGAGTTCCTCGAGCTGCGCGACAACACCGGCGAGGAGGCCCGCCGCACCCACAACCTCAACCTGGCGCACTGGATCCCGGACGAGTTCATGCGCCGGGTCAACGCCAACGCCGACTGGTCGCTCTTCTCCCCCGCCGACGTCCCCGAGCTGGTCGACCTGTGGGGCGCGGAGTTCGACGAGGCGTACCTGAAGGCCGAGGCCCAGGGCAAGGCCGTGCGCACCATCCCGGCCCAGACCCTGTACGCCCGGATGATGCGCACCCTGGCGCAGACCGGCAACGGCTGGATGACCTTCAAGGACGCCTCCAACCGGGCCGCCAACCAGACCGCGCTGCCCGGCCGCACGGTGCACTCCTCCAACCTGTGCACCGAGATCCTGGAGGTCACCGACGACTCCGAGACCGCGGTCTGCAACCTGGGCTCGGTCAACCTCGGCGCCCACGTGGCCGATGGCGCCACCGCCGCCGACCTGCTGGAGGCGATGGACTGGGCGCGCCTGGACGCCACCGTGCGCACCGCGGTGACCTTCCTGGACCGCGTGGTGGACATCAACTTCTACCCGACCACCGAGGCCGGCACCTCCAACTCGCGCTGGCGCCCGGTGGGCCTGGGCGTGATGGGCCTGCAGGACGTCTTCTTCAAGCTCCAGCTGGACTTCGACTCCGCCGAGGCCAAGCGGCTCTCCACGCTGATCGCCGAGCGGATCATGCTCACCGCCTACGAGCGCTCCAGCGAGCTGGCCGAGCAGTTCGGGCAGCACCCGGCCTACGCGGAGACCCGCGCGGCCCGCGGCGAGCTGCACATCGACCACTTCGACACCGCCCCGCACTGGCAGGACCGCTGGGACGCGCTGCGCACGAAGATCGCCGCCACCGGCCTGCGCAACTCGCTGCTGCTGGCGATCGCCCCGACCGCGACCATCGCCTCGATCGCCGGCGTGTACGAGTGCATCGAGCCGCAGGTCTCCAACCTCTTCAAGCGCGAGACCCTCTCCGGTGAGTTCCTCCAGGTCAACCCCTACCTGGTCCGCGAGCTCAAGGAGCTGGGCGTCTGGGACCAGCAGACCCGGGACGCGCTGCGCGACGCCAACGGCTCGGTGCAGGAGCTCGGTTGGCTGCCCGCCGAGCTGCGCTCGCGCTACCGCACCGCCTGGGAGCTGCCGCAGCGCGCGCTGATCGACCTGGCCGCCGCCCGCCAGCCCTTCATCGACCAGAGCCAGTCGCTGAACCTCTTCATGGCCGCGCCGACCATCGGCAAGCTCAGCTCGATGTACGCCTACGCCTGGAAGGTGGGGCTGAAGACCACCTACTACCTGCGTTCGCGCCCGGCCACCCGGATCGCCCAGGCGGCCAGTGGCGCAGCCCGCCCGGCGGTGAGTGTGCCGTCCCCCACCCTGACCGCTGAGGAGCAGGCCGCCGCCATCGCCTGCTCCCTGGAGAACCCCGAGTCCTGCGAGGCCTGCCAGTGA
- a CDS encoding glycosyltransferase family 2 protein → MTTASASAHKPLTTSREAARLAARQRAWKPRLTPFYLAFLVIFGFSLWSFKPNPSPLGWALTIVWSLPVVGVLIGFQGVLMVRRRLRKVDEMVPPAPAEDDFLIVLVPTIGRHDTYPALERSVLSYVEHLPSYFPWIRIDILTEEGCAAAQQIDDLAARSELLRVVTVPKAYQTPNGTKFKARANHYSHELRIEEGEAEDDVWVLHMDDDTGVGPDTAAATAQFINRQRRAGEDAKHMAQGILTYPRENAVSRFTWLADAIRPADDIARFRAMTGTGTPVAGVHGELLLVRSSVEASIGWDFGPDTIVEDAQLALNFCLRYPGRSDWFNGRCYGASPAGIRDFVKQRERWAWGLVALCFNPTIPLRFRLFIGMGLVSWVMGPLQHVGLVLIVAWFTGSMNTSPVTQSVTFIWAINFAYVIWTYWEGLRLNVVGSVQHRRKWWEPIVVVAAIPVFSFIEGLGGLRGLIKFLRREENKFVVIAKPA, encoded by the coding sequence ATGACCACAGCTTCTGCTTCGGCGCACAAGCCGCTGACCACCTCGCGTGAGGCTGCCCGGCTCGCCGCGCGGCAGCGGGCCTGGAAGCCCCGACTGACCCCGTTCTACCTGGCCTTCCTGGTGATCTTCGGGTTCTCGCTCTGGTCGTTCAAACCCAACCCCTCACCGCTCGGGTGGGCGCTGACCATCGTCTGGTCGCTCCCGGTGGTGGGGGTGCTGATCGGTTTCCAGGGCGTGTTGATGGTGCGCCGGCGCCTGCGCAAGGTGGACGAGATGGTCCCGCCGGCGCCGGCGGAGGACGACTTCCTGATCGTGCTGGTGCCGACGATCGGACGGCATGACACCTATCCGGCGCTGGAGCGCTCGGTGCTGTCGTACGTCGAGCACCTGCCGTCCTACTTCCCGTGGATCCGTATCGACATCCTGACCGAGGAGGGCTGCGCCGCGGCGCAGCAGATCGACGACCTCGCGGCCCGCAGCGAGTTGCTCCGGGTGGTGACCGTGCCCAAGGCCTACCAGACGCCCAACGGCACCAAGTTCAAGGCCCGGGCCAACCACTACTCGCACGAACTTCGCATCGAGGAAGGCGAGGCGGAGGATGACGTCTGGGTCCTGCACATGGACGATGACACCGGGGTCGGCCCCGATACCGCGGCCGCCACGGCCCAGTTCATCAACCGCCAGCGCCGGGCCGGCGAGGACGCCAAGCACATGGCGCAGGGCATCCTCACCTATCCACGGGAGAACGCGGTCAGCAGGTTCACCTGGCTCGCCGACGCGATCCGCCCGGCCGACGACATCGCCCGGTTCCGCGCGATGACCGGCACCGGCACCCCGGTCGCGGGGGTGCACGGCGAACTGCTGCTGGTGCGCTCCTCGGTCGAGGCCTCGATCGGCTGGGACTTCGGTCCGGACACCATCGTCGAGGACGCCCAGCTGGCGCTGAACTTCTGCCTGCGCTACCCGGGGCGCAGCGACTGGTTCAACGGCCGCTGCTACGGCGCCTCGCCGGCCGGGATCCGGGACTTCGTCAAGCAGCGCGAGCGCTGGGCCTGGGGTCTGGTGGCGCTCTGCTTCAACCCGACGATCCCGCTGCGGTTCCGGCTCTTCATCGGCATGGGCCTGGTCAGTTGGGTGATGGGCCCGCTCCAGCACGTCGGTCTCGTGCTGATCGTCGCCTGGTTCACCGGCAGCATGAACACCTCCCCGGTGACCCAGTCGGTCACCTTCATCTGGGCGATCAACTTCGCCTACGTGATCTGGACGTACTGGGAGGGGTTGCGGCTCAACGTGGTCGGCTCCGTGCAGCACCGCCGCAAGTGGTGGGAGCCGATCGTCGTGGTGGCGGCCATCCCGGTGTTCTCGTTCATCGAGGGGCTGGGCGGGCTGCGCGGCCTGATCAAGTTCCTCCGCCGCGAGGAGAACAAGTTCGTCGTCATCGCCAAGCCGGCCTGA
- a CDS encoding glycoside hydrolase family 26 protein, which produces MVVLPRLPRAWAAALSALVLLVVVPTACSVQAGAGHPATWTAAGAPRSPGPTLAPGTGAALLKRDPKASPQARAVYQYLADLEAGARAGKLPGTVIGQHIEAQNELYNPDYGDFKGVKPVGYYYEKAADITGKLPGFVETDLGPGYGQSDWGVGNPRSYSQNKWPSCSPKWQYTDDEVDLLAAVWSGHPRAQDGTYGTSGTQLNCDGSTTTVPDNGGAPAGIVGMSFHEPYPGAPVKSFDEVLCRNSPAATDPKWFSRVVDGTGNPPEHQALMKDLSYVADHLEYFAQHDIPVIFRPYHEMNSAGCDGGFWWSGQKPADYQALWRTMYTYLVQTRGLHNLIFAWTPVSWDGAPGVDPWDYYPGDQYVDLVGVDDYSGSPAHPIGTGEVWTKRYYDGLAAYDKPRILAESFAVPVNSRQPDTLKRTPWTLWTVWGQSLTSGNIHPDAITNSNADVKATYNSPQAITGGSGKYDPSTDWSALHVR; this is translated from the coding sequence ATGGTGGTCCTGCCACGCCTGCCGCGCGCCTGGGCGGCCGCGCTGAGCGCTCTGGTCCTGCTGGTGGTCGTGCCCACCGCGTGCAGTGTCCAGGCGGGAGCCGGCCACCCGGCCACCTGGACGGCTGCCGGGGCCCCGCGCAGCCCCGGGCCGACGCTGGCGCCCGGCACGGGGGCGGCGCTGCTCAAGCGCGACCCCAAGGCCAGCCCGCAGGCCAGGGCGGTCTACCAGTACCTGGCCGACCTGGAGGCCGGCGCCCGGGCCGGCAAACTGCCGGGCACCGTGATCGGCCAGCACATCGAGGCGCAGAACGAGCTCTACAACCCCGACTACGGCGACTTCAAGGGCGTCAAGCCGGTCGGTTACTACTACGAGAAGGCCGCCGACATCACCGGCAAGCTGCCGGGCTTCGTCGAGACCGACCTGGGCCCCGGCTACGGGCAGAGCGACTGGGGGGTGGGCAACCCGCGCAGCTACTCCCAGAACAAGTGGCCCAGTTGCTCGCCCAAGTGGCAGTACACCGACGACGAGGTCGACCTGCTGGCGGCCGTCTGGTCCGGCCACCCCCGGGCGCAGGACGGCACCTACGGGACCAGCGGGACGCAGCTCAACTGCGACGGCTCCACCACGACCGTGCCGGACAACGGCGGTGCGCCGGCCGGGATCGTCGGGATGTCCTTCCACGAGCCCTACCCCGGAGCCCCCGTCAAGTCCTTCGACGAGGTGCTGTGCCGCAACTCGCCGGCCGCCACCGACCCGAAGTGGTTCAGCCGGGTGGTGGACGGCACCGGGAACCCCCCGGAGCACCAGGCGCTGATGAAGGACCTGTCCTACGTGGCGGACCACCTGGAGTACTTCGCCCAGCACGACATACCGGTGATCTTCCGGCCGTACCACGAGATGAACTCGGCCGGCTGCGACGGCGGCTTCTGGTGGTCGGGGCAGAAGCCGGCGGACTACCAGGCGCTGTGGCGCACCATGTACACCTACCTGGTGCAGACCCGGGGCCTGCACAACCTGATCTTCGCCTGGACGCCGGTCTCCTGGGACGGGGCGCCCGGGGTCGACCCGTGGGACTACTACCCGGGGGACCAGTACGTCGACCTGGTCGGGGTGGACGACTACAGCGGCAGCCCGGCCCATCCGATCGGTACCGGCGAGGTCTGGACCAAGCGCTACTACGACGGTCTCGCCGCGTACGACAAGCCCCGGATCCTGGCGGAGTCCTTCGCCGTCCCGGTCAACTCCCGGCAGCCGGACACCCTCAAGCGCACCCCGTGGACGCTCTGGACGGTCTGGGGGCAGTCGCTGACCTCGGGGAACATCCACCCGGACGCGATCACGAACTCGAACGCGGACGTCAAGGCGACGTACAACTCCCCGCAGGCGATCACCGGTGGGTCGGGGAAATACGATCCGTCAACCGACTGGTCGGCCCTGCACGTACGGTGA
- a CDS encoding glycoside hydrolase domain-containing protein gives MASTTAVVLLATAGLAAAVPSAQAEGTAGSRTVDYQGYQVQVPASWQVVDLAQNPNACVRFDQNTVYLGTPGVNEDCPAHLGANLTDALVIQPTPTPVAGAPAAPVVDPGTALPSEVLSAGALSHQLRAQLRGTGLQVTASYGNSPQQVNAILAGAKATGSTSKPVARAPRSLMATPRAGVNGAATVAPRTNGAGAGFDACTAPSAGQMTAWKSNSQLNSVGIYIGGRRACAQPNLTAGWVSDRTNEGWTFLPIYVGLDASTIAGDAGTARSQGAAAATDAINQAQSLGFTSGSVLYNDMESYSSASYKSQVLNYLSGWTDAIHAANFRSGVYASASSGVSDLASVYNTPGYSMPDVIWSASWGTAPDTTSAAVGLSGASSGYWPGGRRVHQYAGDTTVNYGGISGDVDLDNVNVNSEASGNIMQPGQQLDPGNSVSSASVTLTMQTDGDLAVSLKVGGTAAQPVLWHTGTSGNPGAYVVMQLDGNLVVYRPDGTAIWNTYSNNKPGASLHVQDDGNVVLYDANNGPVWSTDAYKVPSTFNTGQGLAPGRWAENALTRVVVQADGNFVIYRKRDGAVLWTPNTFGNPGAYLTMQADGNLVLYRKGGSSTSGGALWSSNTFGNPGAYALNQDDGNFVVYKQGGGPSSGGALWWTSTYLNAN, from the coding sequence TTGGCTAGCACTACCGCCGTCGTTCTTCTTGCCACCGCGGGCCTGGCCGCCGCCGTTCCCAGTGCTCAGGCCGAGGGGACGGCCGGCAGCCGAACCGTCGACTACCAGGGCTACCAGGTCCAGGTGCCTGCCAGTTGGCAGGTCGTCGACCTGGCCCAGAACCCGAACGCCTGTGTCCGGTTCGACCAGAACACCGTCTACCTGGGCACCCCCGGTGTCAACGAGGACTGCCCGGCGCACCTCGGTGCCAACCTGACGGACGCCCTGGTGATCCAGCCGACGCCGACCCCGGTGGCCGGAGCGCCGGCCGCGCCGGTGGTCGACCCCGGCACGGCGCTGCCCTCCGAGGTGCTCAGCGCCGGTGCGCTCAGCCACCAGCTGCGGGCCCAACTCCGCGGTACCGGGCTGCAGGTGACGGCCAGCTACGGGAACAGCCCGCAGCAGGTGAACGCGATTCTGGCCGGCGCGAAGGCGACCGGGAGCACGAGCAAGCCGGTGGCCCGTGCCCCGCGCTCGCTGATGGCCACCCCGCGGGCCGGTGTGAACGGCGCGGCCACGGTGGCGCCGCGCACCAATGGCGCAGGCGCGGGCTTCGACGCCTGCACCGCGCCGTCGGCCGGCCAGATGACGGCCTGGAAGAGCAACTCCCAGCTCAACTCGGTCGGTATCTACATCGGTGGCCGACGGGCCTGCGCCCAGCCGAACCTGACGGCCGGCTGGGTCAGCGACCGGACCAACGAGGGCTGGACCTTCCTGCCGATATACGTCGGTCTCGACGCCTCCACCATCGCCGGTGACGCCGGCACCGCCCGCTCCCAGGGTGCCGCCGCGGCCACCGACGCGATCAACCAGGCGCAGTCGTTGGGCTTCACCTCGGGCTCGGTGCTCTACAACGACATGGAGAGCTACAGCTCCGCCAGCTACAAGAGCCAGGTGCTCAACTACCTCAGCGGGTGGACCGACGCCATCCACGCGGCCAACTTCCGCTCCGGCGTGTACGCCAGCGCCAGCAGCGGGGTGAGCGACCTGGCGAGCGTCTACAACACCCCCGGGTACTCGATGCCCGACGTGATCTGGTCGGCGTCCTGGGGCACGGCCCCGGACACCACCAGCGCCGCGGTGGGGCTGAGCGGTGCCAGCTCGGGCTACTGGCCGGGCGGCCGCCGGGTCCACCAGTACGCCGGCGACACCACCGTGAACTACGGCGGCATCTCGGGCGACGTCGACCTGGACAACGTCAACGTCAACTCGGAGGCCTCGGGCAACATCATGCAGCCGGGGCAGCAGCTCGACCCCGGCAACAGCGTCAGCAGCGCCAGCGTGACGCTGACCATGCAGACGGACGGTGACCTCGCGGTCTCGCTGAAGGTCGGCGGTACGGCCGCGCAGCCGGTGCTCTGGCACACCGGTACCTCGGGCAACCCCGGTGCGTACGTGGTGATGCAGCTGGACGGGAACCTGGTCGTCTACCGGCCCGACGGCACCGCGATCTGGAACACCTACAGCAACAACAAGCCGGGCGCCTCGCTGCACGTGCAGGACGACGGCAACGTGGTGCTCTACGACGCCAACAACGGGCCGGTCTGGTCCACCGACGCCTACAAGGTCCCCTCGACCTTCAACACCGGCCAGGGACTGGCCCCCGGCCGCTGGGCGGAGAACGCGCTGACCCGGGTCGTCGTGCAGGCCGACGGCAACTTCGTCATCTACCGCAAGCGGGACGGCGCGGTCCTGTGGACCCCGAACACCTTCGGCAACCCGGGCGCCTACCTGACCATGCAGGCGGACGGCAACCTGGTGCTCTACCGCAAGGGCGGCAGCTCGACCAGCGGCGGTGCGCTCTGGTCCAGCAACACCTTCGGCAACCCGGGCGCCTACGCGCTCAACCAGGACGACGGCAACTTCGTGGTCTACAAGCAGGGCGGCGGTCCGAGCAGCGGTGGCGCGCTCTGGTGGACCAGCACCTACCTGAACGCCAACTGA
- a CDS encoding ribonucleotide-diphosphate reductase subunit beta, translating into MLLDPGFELTLRPMRYPSFYDRYRDAIKNTWTVEEVDLHSDVADLAKLSEGERHLIGRLVAFFATGDSIVANNVVLSLYKHINSPEARLYLSRQLFEEAVHVQFYLTLLDTYLPDPEDRNAAFAAVENIPSIHQKAQFCFKYMNAVDHLDSLQSKDDRRAFLLNLICFAACVEGLFFYGAFAYVYWFRSRGLLHGLATGTNWVFRDESMHMDFAFSVVDTVREEEPDLFDDQMAKQVTEMLEEAVEAELQFARDLCGEGLAGMNTDSMRQYLEAVADQRLARLGMPIRYGSTNPFGFMELQNVQELTNFFERRVSAYQVAVEGTVAFDDDF; encoded by the coding sequence ATGCTGCTCGACCCCGGCTTCGAGCTGACGCTGCGTCCGATGCGCTACCCGTCGTTCTACGACCGGTACCGCGACGCGATCAAGAACACCTGGACCGTCGAGGAGGTGGACCTGCACTCCGACGTCGCCGACCTCGCCAAGCTGAGCGAGGGCGAGCGGCACCTGATCGGCCGACTGGTCGCCTTCTTCGCCACCGGTGACTCGATCGTCGCCAACAACGTGGTGCTGAGCCTCTACAAGCACATCAACTCGCCCGAGGCGCGGCTCTACCTGTCCCGGCAGCTCTTCGAGGAGGCCGTGCACGTCCAGTTCTATCTGACGCTGCTCGACACCTACCTGCCCGACCCCGAGGACCGCAACGCGGCCTTCGCCGCGGTGGAGAACATCCCCTCCATCCACCAGAAGGCCCAGTTCTGCTTCAAGTACATGAACGCGGTCGACCACCTCGACTCGCTGCAGAGCAAGGACGACCGCCGCGCCTTCCTGCTCAACCTGATCTGCTTCGCCGCCTGCGTCGAGGGCCTCTTCTTCTACGGCGCCTTCGCCTACGTGTACTGGTTCCGCAGCCGCGGCCTGCTGCACGGCCTGGCCACCGGTACCAACTGGGTCTTCCGTGACGAGTCCATGCACATGGACTTCGCCTTCTCGGTGGTGGACACGGTCCGCGAGGAGGAGCCCGACCTCTTCGACGACCAGATGGCCAAGCAGGTCACCGAGATGCTGGAGGAGGCCGTCGAGGCCGAGCTCCAGTTCGCCCGCGACCTGTGCGGCGAGGGCCTGGCCGGCATGAACACCGACTCCATGCGCCAGTACCTGGAGGCCGTCGCCGACCAGCGCCTGGCCCGCCTCGGGATGCCGATCCGCTACGGCTCGACCAACCCGTTCGGCTTCATGGAGCTGCAGAACGTGCAGGAGCTGACCAACTTCTTCGAGCGCCGGGTCTCCGCCTACCAGGTGGCCGTCGAGGGCACCGTCGCCTTCGACGACGACTTCTAG
- the def gene encoding peptide deformylase — MAEQHEHTHDHDHDHDHEAESAEQAPVKVIGEEPDLSKGTARPITVVGNPVLHRECKIVTAFDEELSALIDDMFVSMYAAAGVGLAANQIGVDAKVFVYDCPDDNNVRHIGHIINPVLEDLPVDRRTLDDGNEGCLSVPTAYAELPRPDFAAVTGQDKDGNPIRVEGTGFFARCLQHETDHLNGYLYIDRLSKRDRKDALRQMAEGTASYATVPND, encoded by the coding sequence ATGGCGGAGCAGCACGAGCACACGCACGACCACGATCACGACCATGACCACGAGGCCGAGTCGGCCGAGCAGGCCCCGGTCAAGGTGATCGGCGAGGAGCCCGACCTCTCCAAGGGCACCGCGCGTCCCATCACGGTGGTCGGCAACCCGGTGCTGCACCGTGAGTGCAAGATCGTCACGGCCTTCGACGAGGAGCTGTCGGCGCTGATCGACGACATGTTCGTGTCGATGTACGCGGCCGCGGGCGTGGGCCTGGCGGCCAATCAGATCGGCGTGGACGCCAAGGTCTTCGTGTACGACTGCCCGGACGACAACAACGTGCGGCACATCGGGCACATCATCAACCCGGTGCTGGAGGACCTCCCGGTCGACCGGCGGACCCTGGACGACGGCAACGAGGGCTGCCTGTCGGTGCCCACCGCCTACGCCGAGCTGCCCCGCCCCGACTTCGCGGCGGTGACCGGGCAGGACAAGGACGGCAACCCGATCCGGGTCGAGGGCACCGGCTTCTTCGCCCGCTGCCTGCAGCACGAGACCGACCACCTGAACGGTTACCTCTACATCGACCGCCTCTCCAAGCGCGACCGCAAGGACGCGCTTCGGCAGATGGCCGAGGGCACCGCGAGCTACGCGACGGTCCCCAACGACTGA
- a CDS encoding HD-GYP domain-containing protein, with product MTAAAPRPARVLGVPARGGVSGASLVRAAALLLFAGALAALLAHGLTQLRVALAFGVLIAIGEAVRVGSPDGRAQAPLGAAVGLAYALLGPLRGLPTGHGVLQVVAVAGLGLATGAMARTLVLGFGRLHGAKRARPMTSVPRPRSRTAERPAAARGPRHPSGCAPDHLPGRGRLGRQAWGAARGGNAGPGAVGRIDSGRAWLGARAPGPVLGRAGARRAAERVPGRLILPTVRAHRARGWPYGPRAVARCDGAARRLLAVAFAATLFQPLYNSGALDRVPLAGPAYGVFLVLVAALAGLADAVLAACQHRGGGRFGAALEEELRTLPGIGSAIAATGMLISLAAGEVGLWALPVFCLPLLLAQASLRRAAAVRATYGQTIATLARATEVAGYTAPGHARRVADTACALGRELGLSTHDLALLEYAALMHDIGQLSLVEPVRGGATATLPEREQQRIARLGSEVIRCTGVPGPVAEQVARLADPLRGPDGRTDRSLPLAARIIRVANAHEDLTGPAGGGEAALSVLRAHHGLYDPVVVAALERVRAVGAGPCTVARTESG from the coding sequence GTGACGGCGGCGGCGCCGCGCCCCGCGCGGGTGCTCGGCGTACCCGCGCGCGGCGGGGTCAGCGGCGCCTCGCTGGTGCGCGCCGCGGCGCTGCTGCTCTTCGCCGGAGCGCTGGCGGCGCTGCTCGCCCACGGGTTGACGCAGCTTCGGGTGGCGCTGGCCTTCGGCGTGTTGATCGCCATCGGCGAGGCGGTCCGGGTGGGCTCTCCCGACGGGCGGGCGCAGGCTCCGCTGGGCGCCGCGGTCGGGTTGGCCTACGCGTTGCTCGGGCCGCTGCGCGGGTTGCCCACCGGGCACGGGGTGCTCCAGGTGGTGGCGGTGGCCGGCCTGGGGCTGGCCACCGGGGCGATGGCCCGCACCCTGGTGCTCGGTTTCGGCCGGCTGCACGGTGCCAAGCGGGCGCGGCCGATGACCTCCGTGCCGCGCCCCAGGTCCCGCACGGCCGAGCGCCCGGCGGCAGCGCGCGGTCCGAGGCACCCGAGCGGGTGCGCCCCTGACCACCTCCCGGGGCGCGGGCGGCTCGGGCGCCAGGCATGGGGAGCGGCCCGGGGAGGGAACGCCGGGCCTGGCGCGGTCGGCCGGATCGACTCCGGGCGAGCTTGGCTCGGGGCACGGGCCCCGGGGCCCGTCCTGGGCCGTGCGGGGGCCAGGCGCGCGGCCGAGCGGGTGCCGGGTCGGCTGATCCTGCCGACCGTGCGCGCGCACCGGGCGCGCGGGTGGCCGTACGGGCCCAGGGCGGTGGCCCGCTGTGACGGTGCGGCCCGCCGGCTGCTCGCGGTGGCCTTCGCGGCCACCCTGTTCCAGCCGCTCTACAACAGCGGTGCGCTGGACCGGGTCCCGCTGGCCGGCCCGGCCTACGGGGTGTTCCTGGTGCTGGTCGCCGCACTGGCCGGGCTCGCGGACGCGGTGCTCGCCGCCTGCCAGCACCGCGGCGGCGGGCGGTTCGGTGCCGCGCTGGAGGAGGAGCTGCGCACCCTGCCCGGCATCGGTTCGGCGATCGCGGCCACCGGCATGCTGATCAGCCTGGCGGCCGGTGAGGTGGGCCTGTGGGCGCTGCCGGTCTTCTGCCTGCCGCTGCTGCTGGCCCAGGCCTCGCTGCGCCGCGCGGCCGCCGTGCGAGCCACCTACGGGCAGACCATCGCCACCCTGGCCAGGGCCACCGAGGTGGCCGGATACACCGCGCCCGGGCACGCGCGCCGGGTCGCGGACACAGCGTGCGCGCTCGGCCGAGAGCTTGGACTGAGCACCCACGATCTCGCCCTGCTGGAGTACGCCGCGCTGATGCACGACATCGGCCAGCTCTCCCTGGTCGAGCCGGTGCGCGGCGGCGCCACGGCCACCCTGCCCGAGCGCGAGCAGCAGCGGATCGCCCGGCTGGGCAGCGAGGTGATCCGCTGCACCGGTGTGCCGGGGCCGGTGGCCGAGCAGGTGGCCCGGCTGGCCGATCCGCTGCGTGGCCCGGACGGGCGTACCGACCGGAGCCTGCCGCTGGCCGCCCGGATCATCCGGGTCGCCAACGCGCACGAGGACCTGACCGGCCCCGCGGGCGGTGGTGAGGCGGCGCTGTCCGTGCTGCGGGCGCACCACGGGCTCTACGACCCGGTGGTGGTCGCGGCGCTCGAGCGGGTGCGCGCCGTCGGCGCCGGTCCGTGCACGGTGGCCCGCACCGAGAGCGGGTGA